The Halococcus salifodinae DSM 8989 DNA window TCTCTATGCTGCCTGTCGAAAAGAAGGAATCCCCCGCAGCTTGGAAGAAGTCACCCACGTCGCTCGTGTCGAACAGAAAGAGATCGGCCGGACCTACCGCTATATTGCCCGCGAACTCGAACTCGGAATGCGACCGGTCGATCCACAGAAATACGTTCCCNGACCTACCGCTATATTGCCCGCGAACTCGAACTCGGAATGCGACCGGTCGATCCACAGAAATACGTTCCCCGGTTTTGTTCCAGCCTCGACCTGAGCGAGGAAGTCCAATCCAAAGCTAACGAGGTCATTGAAGCCAGCGCAGCAGAAGGGCTCCTCTCGGGGAAATCGCCGACGGGGTACGCTGCTGCTGCAATCTACGCCGCATCACTGCTCTGTAATGAGAAGAAGACTCAGCGCGAAGTCGCCGACGTTGCACAGGTGACCGAGGTCACTATTCGGAATCGGTATCAGGAACAGATCGAGTCAATGGGCATTCACTAGATGATCACAAGATGAAGCTAAACACTGGCCGACGGCCCACGCCGATACTCCATGCCTGAATCCAGCTACAGTTACTCAGCCGAGTGGGGGGAGTCGTTGTGAGCTCTCAATCCCCATCCCTCCCGAGAGATCGACCTGCGGGTAGGGGATGTCGATGCCTGCCTCGTCAAACCGCTGCTTGACGTTGGTTACGTACTCGCCGCGGGTTTTCAGGTAATCTGCACGATTAGGATCCGAGATCCAGAAACGCGAGGTGAGTCCAACGTAGGAGTCGGCGAGTGCACCGTCAGTACTCATTCGCACCGTGGGAGCTGGATCGTCGAGGATGTCCGGGTGGTTTTCGGCCTCCTCCATGATGATGTCGGTCGCTGTCTCAATGTCATCCTCGTAGCCGATACCGAAGGTGAACTGGAGGCGGAGTTCGTCTTTCGCGACTGGGTTTTTGATGACGCCTCCTGTGAGCACCGAATTCGGTACGGTGAGGAGTTCGTTATCGAACGTACGTACTCGTGTGACCCGAAAGGTGATGTCCTCAACGGTGCCGGCGTATGATCCACCATCCCATTCGATCCAATCGCCGATCCGGAATGGTCGATCCGTGTAGATGAACACCCCGGCGACGAAGTTCGAAAGGGTATCCTGGAGCGCGAAACCGATCGCGAGCGTCGCGGCGGCTCCAACCGCTGCTATAGAGGTGAGCAATCCCGTATAGCCAGCGACTCGAAACGCGATACCGATGCCGACGAACGCGACCAAGAGCTTCGTCAGACGGAGCAATGGTTTCTTTTCGTGGGCATCGAGTCCGCGACGATTCAACAACCGACTGACGAACGGGATCACGAACGCCCGCCCGAGTGAATATAGGACAAACACCGCGATGACGA harbors:
- a CDS encoding mechanosensitive ion channel family protein, whose product is MNPRLSAWLLQSGTQTPNGTGANVSEVISNPKVGPVGEFLHSLNIPYYKILGAMITFVIAVFVLYSLGRAFVIPFVSRLLNRRGLDAHEKKPLLRLTKLLVAFVGIGIAFRVAGYTGLLTSIAAVGAAATLAIGFALQDTLSNFVAGVFIYTDRPFRIGDWIEWDGGSYAGTVEDITFRVTRVRTFDNELLTVPNSVLTGGVIKNPVAKDELRLQFTFGIGYEDDIETATDIIMEEAENHPDILDDPAPTVRMSTDGALADSYVGLTSRFWISDPNRADYLKTRGEYVTNVKQRFDEAGIDIPYPQVDLSGGMGIESSQRLPPLG